In Deltaproteobacteria bacterium, the genomic stretch AACGCGTCGACCGATGCGCGGTAGATCGGATTGTTCGCGACGGACGCGGACGCATGGGCGCTCGCGGACCACTGGCGCGCGATGTCCGCGTGGCACCCGCCGCAGCGATCGATGTCGGCCAGGTCCGCCCCCGTGCGCGACGGCGGAATGATCGCGCGCGCCGGCGCCAGCGGGCCAGCCGGCGCGGGGAGCACGAGTCGGGCGGCGCCCGCGCCGGCGGACGTGCGCGCGTCGCCGGCGGCGCGCGCCGCGCCGGGGGCCGCGCGGCCGGCGCCGGTCGCGCGGTCCGCGCCGTCCGGCGCGCGGTGGCTGCCGGAATCCGCGGCGGCGTCCGCCGCCCGCGCCGCACGGCCGTCGCCGCACGCACACGCGAGCGCCGCGACGGCCATCGCAACCGCGGCGCCCGCCGTCCCGCCGCGCGCCGCGGTCACCGGTGCCGCGCCGTCCGGCGCCGCCGCCCGACGAGCGCCGCGGCGACCACCGCCAGGAGCGCCGCGCTCCCGCCCGCGCCGTCGGACGACGCGCAGCCGCACGCCCGCCGCTTGCGCGCGGTCCCGTCGCCGCCCGCCGCTGCCGCGCCGCCCGCCGCCGCCTTGTCGCCGCGGCTCGCCTCGTCGCCGCCGGCCGCCGCCCCGCCCGCGGCGGCTGCCCCGCCGCCCGCTGCCGCCGCGGCCCGTCGCAGGCCGATCTCCGGCACGTCTTCGCGCACGAGCGACGCGAGCTGCACGCCGCCGCGCGGCACGAACGCCAGGTCACGCGCCGCGCGGGGCTGCGCGGGACCATCCACGCCCGCCGGCGGTCCGCCCCACCGGCCGCGCACCGGGTGTTCGCACTCGATCGGCCCCGTCCACCGGTGGCGGATCGCGTAGCGAGCCTGGAAATTGTTGCGTGGCGCCGGCGTCGCGCCCTTCTCCAGCGTGCCATCCGGGCCGGTGCGCCACTCGCGGCCGCCCGCGATCGGCGGCGCCTGCTTGAACACGAGGTCCTCGCCCAGCGAGTCCTTGCCATAGCGCGCGTGCAGGCGCGTCACGACGAACTCCCACGGCGACGTCCCGCCCGGGATCACGTCGCCGCCGAGGGTCGCCAACTCCGACGCGGTGAGCGCCGGCGTCGGGCACGGGTCGCAGCTCCCGGCGTCCCACGCGTATTCGGTCACCACCGCGCCCGGGTTCTTTTCGAGCGTGGCGTCGAACAGCGCCGCGTAGAATTCGCCGAACCGCTTGCGCACGGTGTCGTCGACGTCGATGTTGGTCGGGATCGTGACGTTCTTGTAATTGGCGACCTCGTAGCGCGTGCCGCGCGCGAGGATGTGAACGATCAGATCCTGCGTCCCGGCCGAGTTGACCAGGCCCAGCCGCACCGGCAGGCGAAACTCGTCGCTGTCGTAGTGAAATCGCAACGGCGACAGCATCGCCTGGCCGTCTTTGAACCGGACCTTGTCGACGTCGACCTTGGCGACGAAGAACTTCCAGCCGCCGGCGACGTACGGCCTCAGCAGCGGCTCGCTGTTCGGCGGGATCTTGTAGCCCTCGCGGCGCAGCCACGTATCGAGCCCGGTGGAGTCGCGCGCGCTCAAGATGACGATGTCGTACTCGCCGACCTTGAACTGGGCCTCGATGCGGACGCCGAACCCGGAGCCGACTGCGGCCGCCGCCTCGGGGGCCATCACGCCCCGCCGCGCGCTCTCGAAGACCACGTCGTCCAACTCCGGGGCGCACGGATCCTCTTCCCAGTATTCGACCAGGCGCGGAGCCGCGAGTTGGTCCACCCGGTCGAACACCTCGTCGGCGAGCGTCTTGACGTTGTCCTTCTGCAGCACGACCGGCACCGGAACCACCATGGCGAAGTCCTCGGGCGGTCCCTGGTAGTTGTTCTGCATCGACAGCACGGTGCGCGTGCCGTCGCGCATCAACACGACCATCGTCGCGTTGTTGTACAGGTCCGCGTCGGCCCCGCTGACGTAGAAGCCGCAAAACGCGCTCGCCGCCTGCGGCTGCGCCCCCCACACCGCCGCCGCCGTCGCCACGGCGACCGCCGCGCGCGAAGCCCGCCCACCCCGTCGATTACCGTTCGCCTGTCGCTCCATCTCGCATCTCCCCGGCCGCCGCTCCCGCAGCGCGCCCCTGCATGGGCACGAACCGCACCGGAAACACCGTGCGCTGATCGAACCCGTCCTCCGTACGCGTGATCACGCGCAACTCCTGATATGCGTCGCCGACCGGCACCACCAGGCGGCCGCCGACCGCGAGTTGTTCCAGCAACGGTTTCGGCACGTCGCGCGGCGCGGCCGTCACGATGATCGCGTCGAACGGCGCCGCTTCCGGCCAGCCGCCGTAGCCGTCGCCGCTGCGCACGTCGACGTTGTCGTAGCCGAGGCGTGCGAGCGTCGCCGCGGCGCGCTCGGCCAGCGGCGCGACGATCTCGATCGTGTAGACGCGCGCCGCCATCCGCGACAGCACCGCCGCCGTGTAGCCGGAACCGGTGCCGACCTCGAGCACCTTGTCGTCCGGTTCCGGCGCGGCCAGCTCGGCCAACACCGCCACGATGTACGGCTGGCTCATCGTCTGGTCGTACCCGATCGGTATCGGGTGGTCCTCGTACGCATGATCGCGCCCGCCGGCCGGTGCGAACTCGTGTCGGGGAACCTCGCGCATCGCGGCGAGCACGCGCGGGTTGCGGACGCCGCGTGCGACGAGTTGGTCCGCCACCATGCGCTCGCGGGCTGCGGCAGCCCAGTCCGTCGCGACCGGCGTCGCCGCCGGCCGCGCATCGCCGCTGCCGCGATCGCCGGAGCGCGGCGGCGACCGGCGATCGCACGCCACCGCGGTCGCGGCAACCACGACCAGGGCGATCACCGGCGGCAGCGCGCAGCCGTTGCGCGCGCAACGCGGTCGGCACCTCGGCGATGTTGCGCTGCGCGCCCGCACCCGGTCGAGATGTTACACGGCGCGGCGCGCCGCGAAAACAGCCGGACGCAGCGCCGGCGCCCGCAGGTGGCGATCCAGGAACGCGAAGATGTCGCGCCAACACCGCCGCGCCTGGCGGCGCCACACCATCGCGTGAAACGCGTGGATCTCGCCGGAATAGTACTCGGCCTCCGCCGCGCAGCCGAGCGCCCGCAGCGCGCGCACCATGCGGCGGGTATCGTCCAGCAGCGGATCCCGCGTGCCCACCGGCAAGAAGAACGGCGGCAGCGGCCGGTCCGGCGGCGCACCTCGCTCGAACACGAGCAGCGGGTCGGCGAGGTCCAGCACGCCCGGCTGCGGCTGGCGGTAGCCGCGCAGGTACGCGCGGCTCACCTCGAGGATGGCGCTGGTCACCCACAGCGGGATGCGCCGGCGGCGCGCGAATCGCTCGGGATCGGTGACTTGCAGGAGGCCGCACGCCGGGATGACCGCCGCCGGCACGAGGCCGGTGTCGAACACGCGCCGGGCGTACGGTTCGGGCCGGCGGTAGGTCGCCGCGACCGCCAGCGTCGACACGAGGTTCGCGCCGGCCGACTCGCCGGCGAGCACGAGGCGGGACCGGTCGCCACCGTACGCCGCCACGTGCTCCGATACCCACTCGTAGGCCGCGCACACGTCTTCGACCGCGGCGGGAAACGGGTGCCGCGGCGCCAGCCGGTAGCTGACGTTGCACACGAGGTACCCCTGGCGCGCGAACGCAAGCCCCATGATCCAGTGGCTGTCCTTCGACAGCATGCGGAACCCGCCGCCGTGTACATACAACACGACCGGGTGCGGTTCCGGGTGACGCGTCGGCCGGTAGATGTCGAGATGGTGGTCGCGAATCGCGCGATCGCCGTACGGAATGTTGCGGATCACCTCGACGTTGTGGCGGTCCGGACGCGCGAGCGGATGGCGGCGAGCGGCGACCGCGAGCGCGTTGAGCACTCCGTCGGTGACGACGTGGCCGGCGCCGAGGCGCAGGCGCTTCTGAATCGCCAGCAGGCGCTGTTGTCGGGAATCCACGACCGGTACGACTCGCCGGAGCCGGGATCGCGGTCGCGCGAACCCGACGTCCACTCGAAGGATAGC encodes the following:
- a CDS encoding protein-L-isoaspartate(D-aspartate) O-methyltransferase, whose protein sequence is MVADQLVARGVRNPRVLAAMREVPRHEFAPAGGRDHAYEDHPIPIGYDQTMSQPYIVAVLAELAAPEPDDKVLEVGTGSGYTAAVLSRMAARVYTIEIVAPLAERAAATLARLGYDNVDVRSGDGYGGWPEAAPFDAIIVTAAPRDVPKPLLEQLAVGGRLVVPVGDAYQELRVITRTEDGFDQRTVFPVRFVPMQGRAAGAAAGEMRDGATGER
- a CDS encoding DUF2330 domain-containing protein encodes the protein MERQANGNRRGGRASRAAVAVATAAAVWGAQPQAASAFCGFYVSGADADLYNNATMVVLMRDGTRTVLSMQNNYQGPPEDFAMVVPVPVVLQKDNVKTLADEVFDRVDQLAAPRLVEYWEEDPCAPELDDVVFESARRGVMAPEAAAAVGSGFGVRIEAQFKVGEYDIVILSARDSTGLDTWLRREGYKIPPNSEPLLRPYVAGGWKFFVAKVDVDKVRFKDGQAMLSPLRFHYDSDEFRLPVRLGLVNSAGTQDLIVHILARGTRYEVANYKNVTIPTNIDVDDTVRKRFGEFYAALFDATLEKNPGAVVTEYAWDAGSCDPCPTPALTASELATLGGDVIPGGTSPWEFVVTRLHARYGKDSLGEDLVFKQAPPIAGGREWRTGPDGTLEKGATPAPRNNFQARYAIRHRWTGPIECEHPVRGRWGGPPAGVDGPAQPRAARDLAFVPRGGVQLASLVREDVPEIGLRRAAAAAGGGAAAAGGAAAGGDEASRGDKAAAGGAAAAGGDGTARKRRACGCASSDGAGGSAALLAVVAAALVGRRRRTARHR